Genomic window (Comamonas endophytica):
GGCCCAGCGTCTTGCGGCCGATGCGCTGCTGCAGCTCGGCAAAGGGCTGGGCCCGGCCGTCGCGCCAGACCAGGATCTCGCCATCGAGCACCGTGCCGTCGGGCAGGCCCGCGCCCATGGCCTGCAGTTCCGGATAGCGGTCGCTGACCAGTTCCTCGCCACGGGTCCACACGGCCACCTGCCCTGCCCGCTTGACCAGCTGCGCGCGGATGCCATCCCATTTCCATTCGACCAGCCAGCCATCGGACGGCCCGAGCGTGGCATCGAACTGCGCCAGCGGGATGTTGAAGGGATGCGCCAGGAAGAACGGATAGGGCTGGCCGCCCTGCGCGCCGGTGCCGGCCTCTGCGTCCGCGGGCGCGACCAGCGCCGCATAGTCCTCGGCCGAGGGCTGCGCGCCGATGTGCGTGTAGCCCATCAGGCGCTGGGCGATCAGCTTGGCATCGATGCCGCTGACGGCGGCCAGCGCCTGCGTCACCTGCAGCCGCGATACGCCGACGCGGAAGGCTCCCGTGATCAGCTTGAAATACACCAGCCGCTGCCCGGGGGCCAGCATGCGCCACTGCGCCTGCAGCAGGCCCGCCAGTTCCTCGGGCGATTTGCCGCGCAGCGGCAGCAGGTGCTGCTGCATCCAGTCGGCCAGCGGCAGCTCCACGGCTTCCTCGGATTCGGGCAGCAGCAGCGCAATCGTCTCGGCCAGGTCGCCCACGGCGTGGTAGCTCTCATCGAACAGCCACTCCGGCAGCCCGGCCGCCAGGCGCGCCTGCTCGCGCAGCAGCTTCACCGGCACCAGCTGGCGCGGCTTGCCGCCGGCCAGGAAATACACCGCCCAGGCAGCGTCGCGCGCGGGCGCGGCGCGCAGGTATTGCTGCAGCGCGGCCTGCTTGGCCAGGCTGGCCGTGGAGGCGTCGAGCTGGCGGTAGAGTTCGGCAAAGGCTTTCATTCGGACGCGGGCGCCTCCTCGGCATCGGCGCGCGCCGCGGCATCGTCCGATTCGTCATGGTCGCCATATTCGGTGGTGAAGCCCTGGGCCTGCAGCCCCTGCTCGCAAAGCCAGCGCACCATCACGGCGACGCTGCCATGGGTGACGAAGATGCGTTCGGCGCCGGTCGCGAGAATCGCGGACTGCAGCCCGGGCCAGTCGGCATGGTCCGAGACCACGAAGCCGCGGTCCACGCCGCGGCGGCGGCGCGTGCCGCGCAGCTTCATCCAGCCGCTGGCAAAGGCATCCGAGGGGTTGGGAAAGCGGCGCATCCAGCTGGTGCGCCCGGCCGAAGGCGGGGCAATGACCAGCGCGCGCGACAGCATGGCTTTGTCCAGCGCCGGATCGGTCGCATGGAAGGTCGGCGGCAGCGCCACGCCGGCTTCGCGGTAGATCGCGTTGATCGGCTCGACGGCGCCATGCGCGACGATCGGCCCTATCGAGGCATCGACGCCATATTGCAGCCGCTGCGCCTTGCCCAGCGCATAGGCATAGAGCACCGACGCGCGCCCGGCCTCGGCGTTCGCGCGCCACCAGGCGTTGATGTCGGCAAACAGCTCGGGCTGCGTGGGCCAGCGGTAGATCGGCAGGCCGAAGGTGGATTCGGTGATGAAGGTATCGCAGCGCACCGGCTCGAAGGGCGCGCAGGTGCCGTCGTCCTCGAGCTTGTAGTCGCCCGAGGCGACCCAGACGCGCCCGCCATGCTCGAGCCGCACCTGCGCCGAGCCCAGCACGTGGCCCGCCGGATGCAGCGACAGCCGCACGCCGTGGTGCTCTATGGCCTCGCCGTAGGCCAGCGTCTGCAGCGTGATGTCCTGGCCCAGGCGCCGGCGCAGGATCGGCGCGCTGTCTTGGTGCGCGAGGTAATGCGCGCTGCCATAGCGCGCATGGTCGCTGTGCGCATGGGTGATGACCGCGCGCTCCACGGGCCGCCAGGGGTCGATATAGAAATCGCCGGGCGGGCAGTACAGCCCTTCGGGGCGGGCAATGATCAGGTCCGCTTCAGCACGCATGCTGTGGATGCTATGCGGGCCCTGGCAGGCGGGCTGTAGGACGGCGGCACGAAGCTCGGCAGTGCGCCACGGCGCTTGCAACCCGCAGTCCTCAGGCGATGCGCTCGATCCGCTGCATGGCCTGTTCCAGCTGCTCGGCAGTGGCCGCGACGCAAGGTGCGAAGCGCGGGCTCAGGCGCTTTTCGCCGCGCAGGCGCTCGGCATAGCGCAGCGCCAGCGCGTGCGCTTCGCGCCATATGGCCCCGCTGATCGCGGCAATGATGCGAGCGGGACGCAGCGTATCGGCCATGGCACCGCCAGTACGCGGCGCAAATGCCATGGGCGTCATGTCATAGGCCGGTGCCAGTCTGTAGGGCCGGCCACTTTCCGAGGTGAACGACAGATTGCCCGCATGCATGTCGGTGTTGCCGATGAGCACCCCATAGGCCCACAGCAGCTGGACCTGCGCCACGGCCTCGGGCAGCACCTGGCCCTCGCGCGCCAGTGCCTGGGTGCTGTCGAACCAGTTGCCGCCCTGGCCGACGAACTCGGCATCGAGCGCGGCCAGGGACAGCAGCGCCGACCGGCCCAGCGCGCCAATGCGGTCGAAGCGCACCACTTCGAGAAAGCGCTGACCGGCGCTGTCCACTATCGCACTGCGCGCCGCGGGCACGCCGGCTGCATGCAGTGTCTCCAGCGCGTGATGCTCGGCCAGCAGCAGATCGCGCCAGCGCTCGGCCACGGCATTGTCCTCACGTGCGCTGAACTTGACGATCACGTGGGCCGGACCGCCCTGCGTCTGCACATAGGCCGTGAACTTGGGCTGCTCCCCGCCTGCCGAGGAACCGGGCAGCTCACCAGCATCGGCACTCGCCGCCAGCGCGACATAGGTGCGCGCCCGGCCCTGCAGCGCCACGGGCTCGGGCGCGGGCAGGTCTATGAACATCTGCTCGGCGCGTTCGCCCACCAGCAGATTGCCCGCAAGATCATGCCCATGCTGCTGCAGCGCCTGGATCACATCCGCATCGCTCCAGTCGCCCAGCCGTTCGGGCAGACGCAGGACGGCGGCATTCCTGCGCGCATACGCACGGCCCAGATAACCCTGCGGGCGCATATCGAACAGCCACCAGGGCAATCCGTCGGTATAGCCGCTCTTGCCGCCCTCGGCAACCAGCACGAAGCCCTCGGGGCGCACCGGCCGAAGCACGCCCAGGCGCTGCAGCTGTCCTTCGGCCGTCACCCGGGAAACCGGGGCAACGAGATGCGCGCGCGCCTTGTCCTGCAAGGCATAGTGAATAGCACCTTGAATAGCGACTTTCAAGACGTCTGTAGCGATGCTTTTGAGCACACGGGACATCGTGGGCTGGCTGACGGCGAGAGCGACGCAAAGCTCCTGGCTGGTGCGAGGACCGGAAGCCAGCAGCTGTTCGATACGTTGGGCATGGAGGTTGTTCACCCACGCATGATGCCAGAATGAATATCGCCTTGAATAGCTATGTGAATAAGCGATGAATAGCGATGTTCAGTCAGTGTCCACGATTTCCACCCAGTTGGCGCCCTTTCCGGCAGGCGCCGAATCAGCGCGCCGCAGCGCACCCGTCTCGAAGTCGATCGCATAGAGCCCGACCTCAGGGCTTTTCTCGCCCGTGACGACCAGCCAGCGCCCGCGCGGATCGATGGCAATGCCGCGCGGCTGCTTTTCCACTTGTAAATACCCGCTGTAAATGAGCTCGCCGGATAGGGGATTGGCGCGGTACCAACTCACGGTGCTGGTGGTGCGCTCCGTGGCATAGACAAAGCGGCCATCGGGCGAGACCTTGATATCCGCGGCCCAGATGCGCGGTGTGTCATCGACTGGCCCACCCGCGCGGATCATGCCCTTTGGCAGCTGCTGGAGCAGCGCTGGCTCATTGGCTGCCGATCCCAGCAGGCGCAGCGCCCCGGTGCCGCGGTCGATGGCATAGGTGCTCACGCCGCCGGACAGCTCATTGAGCACATAGAGAAAACGGCCGTTGGGCGCCGGCGCGATATGCCGCGGACCCGTTCCCTGCTCTGCCTGGACAAAGCCCGTGCCAATGGGGGTCAGCGCGCCGTTGCGCTCATCGAAGGCCAGTTGCAGCACCCGGTCCGCGCCCAACAGGGCCACGTAGGCAAAGCGATTGCTGGGATCGACGACGATGGAATGTGCGTGTCGGCCGGTCTTGTGCAGCTCCAGCGGCTCACCCTGGACCACGCCACCCGGGCCGATGGGGCTCACGCTGATCTGGTCGCCGTCATAGGAGGCCGCCAGCAGGTAGCGCCCGCTGCGGTCGGTGGCGATATGGGGCATGTTCTGCGGCAGCCCGGTGGTCGCCACACGATCGAGCGCGCCGCTCGTGCCGTCGATGCGATAGCTGACCACCGCATGGGGCTGCGCGTAGAGGCTGGCATAGAGATGGCGCCCATCGGGGCTTTGCGCCAGCGGCATCACCAGCGGCCCAGCCTCGGTCGTCGCCAGGGGCTGCAGCCTGCCCTGGGCGCGGTCGATGCGGTAGCTGGAGATGGTGCCGTCCTCGGCATTGGAGACATAGGCAAAGGTTCCCGCCTGCGCCGCGAGGCTGCACGCTGCTGCCACTATCAAGGCAATGTGTTTCATAGTGAGCAGCAGTGTAGGTCGGCTGCTCGCTGCCGGCCTGCAGCGAGCTTGCGCGTGTTGCGGTTATTGGCTCGGCGGGTTCAGGCTGCCACGCTCTGCGCGAGGGTGGACATATCCACCACGAAACGGTACTTCACATCGCTCCTGAGCATGCGCTCATAGGCTTCGTTGATCTGCGACATGGCAATCACCTCGATGTCCGAGACGATGCCGTGGCGCGCGCAGAAGTCGAGCATCTCCTGCGTCTCGGCAATGCCGCCGATCAGCGAGCCGGCCAGGCGGCGGCGCTTCATGATCAGGCTGAAGACCGAGGGCATGGGATGCGGCGTGGCGGGTGCGCCGACCAGTGTCATGGTGCCGTCGAGCTTGAGCAGCGCGAGGAATGGGTCGAGGTCATGCGAGGCCGCGACGGTGTTCAGGATGAAATCGAAGCTGTTGGCGTGCGCCGCCATCTGCGCCGGGTCCCTGGACACCACCACTTCCTTGGCGCCCAGGCGCAGTGCGTCCTCGGTCTTGCCGGGCGAGGTGGTGAACAGCACCACATGCGCGCCCATGGCGGCGGCGATCTTCACGCCCATGTGGCCCAGCCCGCCCAGGCCGACGATGCCGACCTTCTGGCCCGGGCCGACCTTCCACTGGCGCAGCGGCGAATAGGTGGTGATGCCCGCGCACAGCAGCGGCGCCACGGCCGCCAGCTCTGCTTCGGCATGCGACACCCGCAGCACGAACTTCTCGTGCACCACGATGTGGTCGGAATAGCCGCCCAGCGTGTTCTCGCGCGACACCTGCTCCGGGCTGTCGTAGGTGCCGGTGAAGCCGTTGTCGCAGTACTGCTCCAGGCCGTCGGCGCAGGGCTGGCAGCGCTGGCAGCTGTCGACCATGCAGCCCACGCCGACGATGTCGCCCACCTTGAACTTGGAGACGCCATTGCCGATGGCGCGCACGCGGCCGACGATCTCGTGGCCGGGAACGCAAGGGTACTTGGCCGGGCCCCATTCGCTGCGCGCCGTGTGCAGGTCGGAGTGGCAGACGCCGCAGTGCAGGATGTCGATGGCCACGTCGCGCTGCTGCGGCGCGCGCCGTTCGAAGGTGAAGGGCGCCAGCGGCGTGGTGGCGGACTGGGCGGCATAGGCGTGGGCAAGGGTCATGAAGGCTCTCCGTGGTTGAACGCCGGAGCCGGCGCAAGGCCTTCAAGAATATCGGCATTGCGTGAAGGGCCAGCGGTTTTTAGCGGCTAAAACCCGTCACTGCGTGTTGCCTCCCCCTCCTGGCGCTTCATTTGCGCAGCACGCGCCGGTAGAAGAATGCGAACAGCGCCGCAAAGCAGCCCATCCCCAGCCACATGGCGGGCGTGAAGCCCTGCTCCACCAGCGCCAGCGGCGCATCCCTGCCGCTGAAACCGATCAGCGCGGCGATCAGCAGGCCGGTCAGGCTCTCGCCCACGATGAGCCCCGAAGCCAGCAGCAGTCCGCGCTCGCTGGCCGTGTCGATCCACGCCTTGCCGTGGCGCGCACCGTGGCGCTGGATGGCACGCTGCACCAGCCAGCCCAGCAGCGCGCCCAGCGCCAGCGTCATGCCGATGGTCGGCGGCAGGTAGATGCCCAGCCCCACGGCCAGCGGCGGCAGCGCGCCCTTGCCCGCGCGGCGCAACGCCACGTCGGCGAGGATGACCAGCACCCCGAGCGCCATGCCTAGCCCCAGCATGGTCCAGTCGAGGCCACCGGTGAAGATGCCGTTGGCGATCTGCGTCATCAGCGTCGCCTGAAGCGCGGCCAGCGCCTGTGCTGCATCCATGCCCTCGCGCGGCATGGCGCCGGCAAAGCCATAGGCGTTGTAGAGCAGATCGAGCACCGGCGGGATGACCAATGCCCCGACCAGCACGCCGATGATCAGCACCGCCTGCTGCCGCCAGGGGGTCGCGCCGACGAGATAGCCGGTCTTCAGGTCCTGCAGGTTGTCGTTGGAGATCGCCGCCATCGCCAGCACCGACGACACCATGAACAGCACCAGCGCCACGCCCAGCTGGCCCGAAACGCTGTCCGCATAGGCCGGCGCCAGCGCATGCAGCGCCAACAGCGACAGGCCCATCAGGATGGTGGCGATGATGCCGATGCCCGAGATCGGGCTGGCCGAGGAGCCCACCAGCCCCGCCATGTAGCCGCAGGCCGCGGCCACCAGGAAGCCGAACACCGCAGCAAACACCACGCACAGCGCCGACAGGCCATGGCGCGCCGCGGCCGACAGCCCGGGCATGTGCTGGGCGATGAAGTAGTCCACCACGGCAAACAGCACGCCCAGCGCCGCCAGGCCGATCAGCAGCATCCAGCGGCGCGGCATGTCGCGGTCGGTTTCATCGGAGGCTGCCGGCGCGTCGGCGCGCCGGGCCGGCTGGTTGCGCATCGCCTGCAGGATCGGCCGGGCCAGCGTGGCCACGGTCCACAGCGCGGCAACGCCAATGACGCCCGCGCCCAGGAAGCGTGCCTTGCCGCTCCACAGCTGCAGGGCCAGGGCCGATACCGCCTGGCCCGCCTCGGGCGTGGCCTGCGCCGTCAGCCATGGCACCACCAGGCCCCAGCACAGCACCAGGCCCAGCAGCACCGCCGCGCCCGCCGCTGCGCCCATCAGATAGCCCGCAGCCAGCAGCGCCGGCGAGAAGCCCGCGGCAAAGCGAAAGGCCACGCTGCCCGCGGGTATCCATACGTTGACCGCATCGCCCAGCACACGAAAACCGCTGCCGAACAGCCCGAACAGTGCCGCCAGCCCCGTGCCCCAGGCCAATTCGCGCAGGCCGCTGCTGCTGGGCGCGTCCTCCTCCTGGTGGCGCTGCGCATCGCCCACGCGCAGCACCTCGGCGGCCGCCAGGCCCTCGGGGTATGGCAGGTGCGGCGACTGCACGACCATCACGCGGCGCAGCGGCACGGTGAACAGCACGCCCAGCGTGCCGCCCGCCGCGCAGAGCAGCGCCGTCTGCCAGAACGGAAACCCGCTCCACAGCCCCAGCATCAGCAGGCCCGGCAGCACGAAGATCACCGAGGACAGCGTGCCGGCCGCCGAGGCCTGCGTCTGCACCATGTTGTTCTCCAGGATGTTGGAGTCCTTGAAGCGGTACAGCAGCGCCATGGAAATGACGGCGGCCGGAATGGCCGAGGCGAAGGTCAGCCCGACCTTCAGGCCGAGGTAGACATTCGCAGCGGTGAAGGCCAGGGTGATCAGCGCCCCGAGCACCACACCGCGCAGCGTGAACTCGCGCAGGGGTTGGGTGTTTGTCATGCGCTGAGATGTTAAGACCTGCAGCCGGCACCACTGCCATCAAGCCCATTGGCGCGTGCGCACGCGTGCGGCGAGCCCCGGCGCCGCCGCAGCGCAAGTGAGCGCCCCTTGCGAAAAGCGCCGCGAGCGCAGAGCCGATGCACATTGCCCGCTGGCGCATGACACGGCCTCGCTGGCGGCAGCCCAAGCCGTCACTGGGCAGCTGAATGTCTGCCGCTGGAAATTTCGAATCGACGGCTTCGATCCTTTGCAGTCACCGCTCCCGGCGGACCGACGCCATTCCTGTGTTTGCCAGCGCAGCGCCGAACATGCCACGGTAGGCCCTGGGCGTAAGGCCCAGCCTGGATTTGAAGTGATGCCTCAATGCCTGCGCACTGCCGAACCCCACTTGCATGCCAATGTCGTCCAACGGCATCGAACTGCTTTCAAGGAGCCGCTGTGCTTGCGCCACGCGTTCGGCGTTGAGCCATTGCCCTGGAGGCAGACCTGTTGCTGCGATGAAGCGGCGAAGGAATGTCCTTGGGCTCATGAGCACGATTTCCGCCATGCGGTCAACTGTCCAGTGGGCTTGGAGATCCGTCCGGATCTGCTCCAGCAAGTCGGAGAGCCGGCTCCATCGATGCGGCTGCACGGGGCGTTCGATGAACTGTGCTTGACCACCGCTGCGGTGAGGTGGCATCACCAGACGCCGGGCCACGCTGTTGGCGGCTGCCACGCCATAGTCGCTGCGCACGATGTGCAGCATCAGATCCATGCCGGCAGCGCTTCCTGCCGAAGTCAGAATGCGGTCTTCCTCGGCATAGAGCACTTCGGCATCGACCTCGATGGCCGGATGCCGACTGCGCAGTGCCTCGGCATAGCGCCAGTGCGTGGCGGCCCGACGGCCATCCAGCAGCCCGGTGGCGGCAAGGACGAAGGCGCCGGAGCAAATGGACGCCAGACGGGCGCCACGTTCCCAGGCCATGCGCAGGCGCTGCGCCAACTCCTCGGGTACTGGAACTTGCGGCCCCTTCCACCCGGCCATGACGATCAGGTCCGCATGCTCCAACAGATCGGCTTGTCCGTCGGCCATGACGCGCAGGCCGCCGTGCGCGCGCAAGACGCCAGGCTCGACGGCAGCACTGGCAAAGCGATACCAGCCAGGACCCATCTCCGGACGTGTCAACCCGAAGATTTCGGCCACGATGGAGAACTCGAAAGTACACAGGCCGTCATAGACCGGCGCCACGACCAGAGGTCCATGGGTGGAAACCGCAGTTGGCGTGATTTCATCGATGGCTGTCATATCCGCCAATTGTGACTTGCCTGCCGCCAAGGCAAGATCAGCTTCATTGCACAAACACATCATCCCTGCCATGTCGACCAAACCCACTGAAGTCACCGCAATTCCTGCCGCGCCGCCTGCCGTCGCAGAAGCCCATTTCGCCGCAGAATTCAGTTTTGAAACCGATTGCTGGGATGTCCATGACGGACTGCGGAAGGGGCCCGATTTCGTGCTGCTCGACGTCCGGTCTCCGACGCTATTCGCCATGGGACATATTCCAGGAGCCATCAATCTGCCCCACGGCAAGATCGTCGAGAGCAAATTGATGGATTGGCCCAAGCAAACGCTTTTTGTCACTTACTGCGCTGGACCTCATTGCAACGGGGCAGCCCGTGGAGCCTTGCGTTTGGCGCGCCTGGGGCGGCCGGTGAAGATGATGGCTGGTGGTGTCAGCGGATGGTTGGATGAGGGTTTTGAACTGGATAGAACAATGGCTGAAGTGCCTTCTGTCTGAAGATCACCGACCAATGCCGACCGGCGACCTGCCGTCATCTCTTGCCATCAATACCTCCCAGCACTCCGAACCCGAGCACAGCCCGGCAACACCCTCCCCCTAAGCCGTCCGTTCTCCCAAACTGCACAAAACCCGCGCGCTCGCTCAGCCGCTCGTAGCACGCCCTGCCGATCCGCTGGTCCACGCGGGCGCGGGCCTGCGCGTGGGGCGGATACAGGGCCGGCGGTGGACTGGAAACCCGCGCCCCCGTCTTCCTGCGCGAAGGGAATGTTCGGCTCGGCGCAGGTCCACGGCACCTTGCGTACGTCGATGGAGCTTGTCTTTCCCAGGATTCGCAGCATGTGTCGTTCCTTTTGCCTGATGGCCTGGACGGTGATTGCGCCGCTTAGGCAGCGGCGATGCCCAAAGGGCGATCCGGCGTCGAATGCCGAGCGCCCCGTGGAATCTCAGACGGCAGCTCCCTGCATTTCCAGGCTTCGAGCGTGCGACCACTCCACGCGGTTGCGCCCGCCGGCCTTGCCGCGGTAGAGGGCCACATCGGCTTCCTGCAGCGCGCCGTCCAGGGCCTGGGCGCTGCCGAACTGCTGCGAAACCCCGATCGTGGCGGTGACGCGCAGCACGGCGGCGCAGCCGACGACTTCGATCGCCTGGTTTTCGATCTCCGCACGCAAACGCTCCGCGAGCCGCGCCGTGCCGGCGGCGTCGGTGTCGCTGCAGATGGCGACGAACTCCTCTCCGCCGATGCGGCCCGTCAAGTCACCCTGCCGCATCGCGCCGCGCAACACCTGCGCCACCTGGCACAGCACGGCATCGCCGGCGTGGTGGCCATGGGTGTCGTTGATGCGCTTGAAATGGTCGACATCGATCAGCAGCAGGCATACGGGAGCCGCACCGGGGGCGCTGAAATGCAACTCGAGCGCCTGCGCCAGCCCGCGCCGGTTGAGCAGTTGCGTCATGGGGTCGCAGGCCGCCATCTGGCGCAGCTCGTCCGTCAGGCGGCGCAGCACCAGCCAGACGATCGAGGGCGGCAGCACGGTGGTGAGGGAGCACATGTAGACGTAGAACACCAGCTGGAAGCGGCTGTCCATGTGCAGCGCTTCCAGCCCGCCATCGACGATGCGCAGGAACTTGAGCGCGTTGAGCACGCAGATGCCGCCGATCAGCAGCGCGAAGAAGACCATCTCGCGCTGCAGGTCCCGCGCAAAGCTGCGCGCGCCCCGGACGACCGCGATGCCCATGACCAGGAACAGCAGCGCCGACACGCCGGCCAGCATGGCATAGCGCGCCACCGGCCCCAGGCTCCACTGCACCAGGACCTGCGCGGCGGCATAGGCCAGGGCAAATGCCGTCAGCGGGCGTACCAGTGCTCCGCCATACCCGAAGAAGCGCATGGCTCCGCAGGCATAGGCCAGGGGCGAGGCGATGGTGAGCGTGTGATTGACCACGCTCATGAGGCTCCAGGCAGGGCCGCCTTCGGCGAGCTGCAGCACATAGGCCAGGCCCAGCAGCAGGTTGCCCAGGGCAAAGAAATCCATCCCCAGCTTCCTGCCGTGCAGCCTGGTGCTGATGAGCAGGAACATCGCCGCGAAGAACAGCAGATGGGCACACAGCATGCCAACAAGAATGGATGCAACCATGGTGAAACAATGACAGAGGTCTGCGCAGCGGCGGGGGACGGCCTGCGATCCAAGGACCAGGCGGTGGATGCACGGCAATCCGTGCCATCGCGGGCTAGCGCGAGAACCGTCGAAGTTTAAGCAAATTGGCTGGCGCGTTGGCGCCGCGTTCAACGCAGCGCACGGAGCACCCTCTCGTTGAATGCCTCTGGTTGGTCGAGCATCACGAAATGCCGGCTTCCGTCGATCCGCACCAGGCGCACCTGGGCCAGCCCCGCATAGGCCGCGGCAAATGCCGCATCGACCTGCTCCGCCGGACCATAGGAGGGGTGGTGGGCATAGATGACGGTGGTCGGTGCCCCAATGCGCGGCAGCTCGGGGCGCAGGTCGGTGGTGGCCAGCTCATACATGGCGTCGGCCACGGTCCTGACATCGGATTGGCGGCCCCAGCGGCTGATGGCCGCGCGGCTGTCGGCGCCCAAGGACAGGCGCGCGGCGCCCGACTCCTGGATCGCCGCGCGCTGCGCATCGGTGGCCGCCAGCAACGTCTCGCGCCCCGCGCGGGCACCAGGCTCCGCGCTTTGGGCCGTTGCCGCCGGGTCGAACAGCAGACTGTAGAAAGGCAGCGCATCGACCACCACCAGCCGGCCGACGGCTTGCGGCTGCCGCGCACCCAGCATCAAGGCCACCGCGCCGCCAAAGGAATGGCCCACCACCGCCGGGCAGGACAGTCCATTGCGTGCGATGTAGCCAGCCAGCGCGGTGGCCAGATGGGCGGCCAGCGGCGCGGCGCCGGGCACCCGCGCGCGGCCGGCAAAGCCCGCGACGTGGATCAGATGCACGCGGTGGCGCACCGTCAACCGCGCCGCCAGCGAGGACCAGACTTCGGGGCTGGAAGCCAGGCCGGGAAGCAGCAGGACGTCGGGGCCGCTGCCCTGGATTTCCACACCGAAAAGCGTGCTTTCGCCAGCGGCCGCACAGGCCGCTGCGCCCAGGCAAGGCCCCAGCAGCAGGGTGAGGACGGCATCGCGGCGCGAAATGGGACGGTTGTTCATGGGTACTGGTCAATGCGGGACGCCGGCGCATGCCGGACCCGGATGGCCACGGCATGGAGATGGGCGGCCATCCAGAAGGGTGCTTCATTGTGCCTGCGCCAGCGCTCACTCGCACGCGGCGCCCATGCCGGCGGCGCCCAAGTCTGCGGGCTCAACGCGACCTCGTCCTACGGAGAAATCGCAGGACGAATTTAGTCTAAGGAATTCCCCACCCTCCACGAAAGATCCCATGACGAAAGAAAGCACAAGTTCGGGCGCCCAGGGCGCAAGTGCCGACAAGGCGGCGGCGAGGAACACCGACAGCGGCCCCTCGGCAATGGGTCCAGGCGGCGGCGACGCGCTGGCCGTGCAGGCGGTCGAGACCAACGACCTGGTGGCCGCCCGGCCCTACAACCCCAACAAGGCCGGCGAGCACGGCTTCAACAATGGCCTGGCACCGGCTCCGGGCGCCACCGCCGAGCCCGCATCGCGCCTGCCCACGGCCAGCACGCTGTCCGAAGGCAATTCGAACGAGAAGGTCGGCACCGTCGCGCCCGAGGGTGTGAACGCCACCATCGCGCCGCTGGACCGCGTGCGCGTCGATTCCTCGGGCCAGATCCTGACCACCAACCAGGGCGTGCCGATCGCCGACAACCAGAACTCGCTCAAGTACGGCGTGCGCGGCCCGGCGCTGCTGGAAGACTTCATCCTGCGCGAGAAGATCACGCATTTCGACCACGAGCGCATTCCCGAGCGCATCGTGCACGCGCGCGGCTCCGCCGCCCACGGCTTCTTCGAGGCCTATGAGTCGCTCAGCGACCTGACGCGCGCTGCACCGTTCCAGGAAGCCGGCAAGATCACGCCGGTGTTCGTGCGCTTTTCCACGGTGCAAGGCGAGCGCGGCTCCAAGGACACGGCGCGCGACGTGCGCGGCTTCGCCGTCAAGTTCTACACCGACGAGGGCAACTGGGACCTGGTGGGCAACAACATCCCGGTGTTCTTCATCCAGGACGCGATGAAGTTCCCGGACCTGGTGCATGCCGTCAAGCCCGAGCCGCACCACCAGATGCCGCAGGCCGCCAGCGCCCACGACACCTTCTGGGACTTCGTCTCGCTGATGCCCGAGTCCACGCACATGCTGATGTGGCAGATGTCGGACCGCGCGATTCCGCGCAGCTACGCCACCATGCAGGGCTTTGGCGTGCACAGCTTCCGCTTCGTCAACGCCGCGGGCGAGTCGGTGTTCGTCAAGTTCCACTGGTCGCCCAAGGCCGGCACGCATTCGCTGGTCTGGGACGAGGCCGTGAAGATCTCGGGCGCCGACCCGGACTACCACCGCCGCGACCTGTGGG
Coding sequences:
- a CDS encoding ATP-dependent DNA ligase, with translation MKAFAELYRQLDASTASLAKQAALQQYLRAAPARDAAWAVYFLAGGKPRQLVPVKLLREQARLAAGLPEWLFDESYHAVGDLAETIALLLPESEEAVELPLADWMQQHLLPLRGKSPEELAGLLQAQWRMLAPGQRLVYFKLITGAFRVGVSRLQVTQALAAVSGIDAKLIAQRLMGYTHIGAQPSAEDYAALVAPADAEAGTGAQGGQPYPFFLAHPFNIPLAQFDATLGPSDGWLVEWKWDGIRAQLVKRAGQVAVWTRGEELVSDRYPELQAMGAGLPDGTVLDGEILVWRDGRAQPFAELQQRIGRKTLGPKLLRDLPVVLCVYDLLEEGGADLRALPQHERRTRLEHLAAAFPHPQLELSPLLRAGSWEELAVQREQARALGVEGMMLKRLDAQYGVGRTKDVGVWWKWKIDPLSVDAVLIYAQRGSGRRASLYTDYTFAVWNGPQDDPARQLVPFAKAYSGLTDAEIRAVDAVIRKTTQETFGPVRSVTPTMVFELGFEGIAKSSRHKSGIAVRFPRMLRRREDKPVEEADTLATLQALLPGAG
- a CDS encoding ligase-associated DNA damage response exonuclease, with product MRAEADLIIARPEGLYCPPGDFYIDPWRPVERAVITHAHSDHARYGSAHYLAHQDSAPILRRRLGQDITLQTLAYGEAIEHHGVRLSLHPAGHVLGSAQVRLEHGGRVWVASGDYKLEDDGTCAPFEPVRCDTFITESTFGLPIYRWPTQPELFADINAWWRANAEAGRASVLYAYALGKAQRLQYGVDASIGPIVAHGAVEPINAIYREAGVALPPTFHATDPALDKAMLSRALVIAPPSAGRTSWMRRFPNPSDAFASGWMKLRGTRRRRGVDRGFVVSDHADWPGLQSAILATGAERIFVTHGSVAVMVRWLCEQGLQAQGFTTEYGDHDESDDAAARADAEEAPASE
- the yjjJ gene encoding type II toxin-antitoxin system HipA family toxin YjjJ, encoding MNNLHAQRIEQLLASGPRTSQELCVALAVSQPTMSRVLKSIATDVLKVAIQGAIHYALQDKARAHLVAPVSRVTAEGQLQRLGVLRPVRPEGFVLVAEGGKSGYTDGLPWWLFDMRPQGYLGRAYARRNAAVLRLPERLGDWSDADVIQALQQHGHDLAGNLLVGERAEQMFIDLPAPEPVALQGRARTYVALAASADAGELPGSSAGGEQPKFTAYVQTQGGPAHVIVKFSAREDNAVAERWRDLLLAEHHALETLHAAGVPAARSAIVDSAGQRFLEVVRFDRIGALGRSALLSLAALDAEFVGQGGNWFDSTQALAREGQVLPEAVAQVQLLWAYGVLIGNTDMHAGNLSFTSESGRPYRLAPAYDMTPMAFAPRTGGAMADTLRPARIIAAISGAIWREAHALALRYAERLRGEKRLSPRFAPCVAATAEQLEQAMQRIERIA
- a CDS encoding lactonase family protein, whose translation is MKHIALIVAAACSLAAQAGTFAYVSNAEDGTISSYRIDRAQGRLQPLATTEAGPLVMPLAQSPDGRHLYASLYAQPHAVVSYRIDGTSGALDRVATTGLPQNMPHIATDRSGRYLLAASYDGDQISVSPIGPGGVVQGEPLELHKTGRHAHSIVVDPSNRFAYVALLGADRVLQLAFDERNGALTPIGTGFVQAEQGTGPRHIAPAPNGRFLYVLNELSGGVSTYAIDRGTGALRLLGSAANEPALLQQLPKGMIRAGGPVDDTPRIWAADIKVSPDGRFVYATERTTSTVSWYRANPLSGELIYSGYLQVEKQPRGIAIDPRGRWLVVTGEKSPEVGLYAIDFETGALRRADSAPAGKGANWVEIVDTD
- a CDS encoding NAD(P)-dependent alcohol dehydrogenase; this translates as MTLAHAYAAQSATTPLAPFTFERRAPQQRDVAIDILHCGVCHSDLHTARSEWGPAKYPCVPGHEIVGRVRAIGNGVSKFKVGDIVGVGCMVDSCQRCQPCADGLEQYCDNGFTGTYDSPEQVSRENTLGGYSDHIVVHEKFVLRVSHAEAELAAVAPLLCAGITTYSPLRQWKVGPGQKVGIVGLGGLGHMGVKIAAAMGAHVVLFTTSPGKTEDALRLGAKEVVVSRDPAQMAAHANSFDFILNTVAASHDLDPFLALLKLDGTMTLVGAPATPHPMPSVFSLIMKRRRLAGSLIGGIAETQEMLDFCARHGIVSDIEVIAMSQINEAYERMLRSDVKYRFVVDMSTLAQSVAA